One Staphylococcus simiae genomic region harbors:
- the gltB gene encoding glutamate synthase large subunit has protein sequence MHNDKLIKGLYDYREEHDACGIGFYANMDNKRSHDIIDKSLEMLRRLDHRGGVGADGMTGDGAGIMTEIPFEFFEQHITEFKIPGEGNYAVGLFFAKERIKGSTHESMFHQYFENEGLKILGFRDVPVNKTAIAEHVAQTMPVIQQVFIDISNITDVTKKLFLARKQLEYYTTTNDLELYFTSLSHKTIVYKGWLRSDQIKKLYLDLSNELYQSKLGLVHSRFSTNTFPSWKRAHPNRLLMHNGEINTIKGNVNWMRARQHKLINTVFGKDQHKIFNIVDEDGSDSAIVDNALEFLSLSMEPEKAAMLLIPEPWLYNKSNDANVRAFYEFYSYLMEPWDGPTMISFCNGDKIGALTDRNGLRPGRYTITKDNFIVFSSEVGVVDVPESNVAFKGQLNPGKLLLVDFNEHKVIENNDLKTRIANELPYQAWIEKYKKRFDFESIQYRASDWSNETLFKLQRQFAYTKEDINKYMQELVESKKDPIGAMGYDAPIAVLNDKPESLFNYFKQLFAQVTNPPIDAYREKIVTSELSYLGGEGNLINPDEHVLDRIQLKRPVLNEQHIESIDHQTFNTTYLSTLYDGSLEEALNQLGESAIRAVTKGAQILVLDDSGLVDDKAYAMPMLLAISHIHQLLIKENLRMDTSLVAKSGETREVHHVACLLGYGANAVVPYLAQRTIEHMTLTEQLPGDVSANVKTYTDVLSEGVIKVMAKMGISTVQSYQGAQIFEAIGLSDEVINRYFTGTQSKLSGLSIEQIDTENKARQQSGKDFLESGSTFQWRQQGQHHAFNPQTIFLLQHACRDNDYAKFKDYSQAVNHSRKDHIRHLLEFKPCHPIDIDQVEPISDIVKRFNTGAMSYGSISAEAHETLAQAMNELGGKSNSGEGGEDPKRYEVQVDGSNKVSAIKQVASGRFGVTSDYLQHAKEIQIKVAQGAKPGEGGQLPGTKVYPWIAKTRGSTPGIGLISPPPHHDIYSIEDLAQLIHDLKNANKDADIAVKLVSKTGVGTIASGVAKAFADKIVISGYDGGTGASPKTSIQHAGVPWEIGLAETHQTLKLNDLRSRVKLETDGKLLTGKDVAYACALGAEEFGFATAPLVVLGCIMMRVCHKDTCPVGVATQNKDLRALFRGKAQHVVNFMHFIAQELREILASLGLRSVEELVGRTDLLQKSTTIDSHSKAASLRVERLIENFEGTNTKVIKQDHHLDIGFDLTQLYETTKPYIAAGQRYTGTFTVNNEQRDVGVITGSEITKRYGEQGLPENTINIYTNGHAGQSLAAYAPKGLTVHHTGDANDYVGKGLSGGTVIVKAPFEERQNEIIAGNVSFYGASGGKAFINGKAGERFCIRNSGADVVVEGIGDHGLEYMTGGHVLILGDVGKNFGQGMSGGVAYIIPSDIETFIRENQLDTLLMTTIKYNEEKLLIKGMLEEHIAQTNSTKAIDILKKFNHIERYVVKVIPKDYQLMMQKIALHKSLNSNEDEATLAAFYDDSKVINHTQRPAIVY, from the coding sequence ATGCACAATGACAAGTTAATTAAAGGTTTATATGATTATCGTGAGGAACATGATGCCTGTGGTATTGGTTTTTATGCGAATATGGATAATAAAAGGTCTCACGACATTATTGATAAATCTCTTGAAATGTTACGACGCTTAGACCACAGGGGTGGGGTTGGAGCAGATGGAATGACTGGTGATGGTGCAGGCATCATGACTGAAATTCCGTTCGAATTTTTTGAACAACATATTACAGAATTTAAAATTCCTGGTGAAGGAAACTATGCTGTAGGATTATTTTTTGCTAAAGAACGAATTAAAGGCTCAACTCATGAATCAATGTTTCATCAATATTTTGAAAATGAAGGTCTTAAGATATTGGGCTTTAGAGATGTACCTGTCAATAAAACAGCTATTGCTGAACACGTTGCACAGACGATGCCTGTCATTCAACAAGTTTTTATAGATATTAGCAATATTACTGATGTAACTAAAAAATTATTTTTAGCTAGAAAGCAGTTAGAATATTATACGACAACAAATGATTTAGAACTGTATTTTACAAGTTTATCTCATAAGACGATTGTTTATAAAGGGTGGTTACGCTCAGACCAAATTAAAAAGTTATATCTAGATTTATCTAATGAGTTATATCAATCGAAATTGGGATTAGTACATTCGCGTTTTAGTACGAATACGTTTCCGAGTTGGAAAAGAGCACATCCAAATAGATTGTTAATGCATAATGGGGAGATTAATACCATTAAAGGTAATGTCAATTGGATGAGGGCGCGTCAGCATAAGTTAATCAATACTGTGTTTGGTAAAGATCAACATAAAATATTTAACATTGTTGATGAAGATGGTAGCGACTCTGCCATTGTTGATAATGCTTTAGAATTTTTGTCATTATCTATGGAACCGGAAAAAGCAGCTATGCTCCTTATTCCAGAGCCGTGGCTATACAATAAGTCGAATGATGCCAATGTTCGTGCATTTTATGAATTTTATAGTTATTTGATGGAACCATGGGATGGTCCAACGATGATTTCATTTTGTAATGGAGACAAAATAGGTGCCTTAACAGATAGAAATGGTCTTAGACCAGGTCGATATACGATTACTAAAGATAACTTTATTGTCTTTTCATCAGAAGTAGGCGTCGTTGATGTTCCAGAAAGTAATGTGGCATTTAAAGGTCAACTGAATCCAGGAAAGTTATTATTAGTTGATTTTAATGAGCATAAAGTAATTGAAAATAATGACTTGAAGACACGTATAGCTAACGAATTACCTTATCAAGCGTGGATTGAAAAGTATAAAAAGCGATTTGACTTTGAAAGTATACAATATCGCGCGTCAGATTGGTCAAATGAGACATTATTTAAATTACAACGTCAATTTGCATACACTAAAGAAGATATCAATAAATATATGCAAGAATTAGTAGAATCTAAAAAAGATCCAATTGGAGCGATGGGTTATGATGCTCCAATTGCGGTATTAAATGATAAGCCGGAATCACTATTTAATTATTTTAAGCAATTATTCGCACAAGTTACCAATCCACCTATTGATGCTTATCGAGAAAAAATAGTAACAAGTGAATTGTCATACTTAGGAGGAGAAGGTAACTTAATTAATCCAGATGAGCATGTGCTAGATAGAATCCAGTTGAAACGTCCAGTATTGAACGAACAACATATTGAAAGTATTGATCACCAAACGTTTAATACGACTTATTTATCAACGTTATATGATGGTTCATTGGAAGAAGCTTTAAATCAATTAGGTGAATCCGCAATTCGAGCTGTGACTAAAGGTGCACAAATATTAGTGTTAGATGATAGTGGACTAGTAGATGACAAAGCATATGCTATGCCTATGTTGTTAGCAATTAGTCATATTCATCAATTACTTATTAAGGAAAATTTACGTATGGATACTAGTTTAGTTGCTAAATCTGGTGAAACTAGAGAAGTGCATCATGTTGCTTGCTTGTTAGGATATGGAGCTAATGCTGTTGTCCCATACTTAGCACAACGAACAATTGAACATATGACGTTGACAGAACAATTGCCTGGCGATGTTAGTGCTAATGTTAAGACATATACTGATGTGTTGTCTGAAGGTGTTATTAAAGTTATGGCGAAAATGGGTATTTCTACGGTGCAAAGTTATCAAGGAGCACAAATATTTGAAGCTATTGGTTTATCAGATGAAGTTATTAATCGCTATTTTACAGGCACCCAATCTAAATTATCTGGTTTATCTATCGAACAAATCGATACAGAAAATAAAGCTCGACAACAAAGTGGTAAAGACTTTTTAGAATCAGGAAGTACATTCCAATGGCGTCAACAAGGACAACATCATGCGTTTAATCCACAAACTATATTTTTATTACAACATGCATGTAGAGACAATGATTATGCTAAGTTTAAAGACTATTCTCAAGCTGTAAACCATAGTCGTAAAGACCATATTAGACACCTATTAGAATTTAAACCATGTCATCCTATCGATATTGATCAAGTAGAACCAATTAGTGACATTGTTAAAAGGTTTAACACTGGGGCGATGAGTTATGGTTCTATCTCTGCAGAAGCACATGAAACATTAGCACAAGCTATGAATGAACTTGGTGGTAAGAGTAATAGTGGTGAGGGCGGAGAAGATCCTAAACGCTATGAAGTTCAAGTAGATGGTAGTAATAAAGTGAGTGCGATTAAACAAGTAGCATCAGGTCGTTTTGGTGTGACAAGTGATTACTTACAACACGCTAAAGAAATTCAAATTAAAGTAGCTCAAGGTGCTAAGCCAGGTGAAGGTGGTCAATTGCCTGGTACCAAAGTTTATCCGTGGATTGCCAAAACGAGAGGATCGACACCAGGTATTGGTTTGATATCACCACCACCTCATCATGATATTTATTCCATTGAAGACTTAGCACAATTAATTCACGATTTGAAAAATGCTAATAAAGACGCTGATATTGCCGTGAAACTAGTATCTAAAACTGGTGTCGGTACAATTGCGTCAGGTGTAGCGAAAGCATTTGCTGATAAAATTGTTATCAGTGGCTATGACGGTGGAACAGGAGCGTCACCAAAAACGAGCATTCAACATGCGGGTGTGCCATGGGAAATCGGATTAGCAGAAACACATCAAACATTAAAACTTAATGATTTAAGAAGTCGCGTTAAGTTAGAAACAGACGGTAAATTATTAACCGGTAAAGATGTAGCGTACGCTTGTGCGCTTGGAGCGGAAGAATTTGGTTTTGCAACGGCACCACTTGTAGTCTTAGGCTGCATTATGATGCGTGTCTGCCACAAAGATACATGTCCAGTTGGAGTTGCAACACAAAATAAAGATTTACGTGCTTTATTTAGAGGTAAAGCACAGCACGTAGTTAATTTTATGCATTTTATAGCACAAGAATTAAGAGAAATATTAGCTTCTTTAGGATTAAGAAGTGTTGAGGAACTAGTCGGACGTACGGATTTATTACAAAAATCAACGACAATTGATTCGCATAGTAAAGCAGCTTCATTACGAGTTGAAAGACTCATTGAAAATTTTGAAGGTACAAATACTAAAGTAATTAAGCAAGATCATCATTTAGATATAGGCTTTGATTTAACTCAATTATATGAAACAACCAAACCATATATAGCAGCAGGACAACGTTATACTGGTACTTTTACTGTTAATAATGAACAAAGAGATGTTGGTGTTATTACTGGTAGTGAAATTACTAAACGTTATGGTGAGCAAGGTTTACCTGAAAATACCATCAATATTTATACGAATGGGCATGCAGGACAAAGTTTAGCAGCATATGCACCGAAAGGTTTAACAGTACATCATACAGGAGATGCTAACGATTATGTCGGTAAAGGATTGTCAGGTGGAACAGTCATCGTTAAAGCACCGTTTGAAGAAAGACAAAATGAAATTATTGCAGGTAATGTATCATTTTATGGCGCTTCAGGTGGGAAAGCTTTTATTAATGGTAAAGCTGGAGAAAGATTCTGTATTAGAAATAGTGGGGCAGATGTAGTAGTTGAAGGTATAGGGGATCATGGGCTTGAATACATGACTGGCGGTCACGTCTTAATATTAGGAGATGTTGGTAAAAACTTCGGGCAAGGTATGAGTGGTGGCGTAGCTTACATTATACCTTCAGATATAGAAACTTTTATTAGAGAAAATCAATTAGATACCTTATTAATGACTACGATTAAATATAATGAAGAGAAATTATTGATTAAAGGAATGTTAGAAGAACATATTGCGCAAACAAATAGTACTAAAGCAATTGATATATTAAAAAAATTCAATCACATTGAGCGTTATGTCGTTAAAGTAATACCTAAAGATTATCAATTAATGATGCAAAAAATTGCATTACACAAGTCTTTAAATAGTAATGAAGATGAAGCAACTTTAGCAGCATTTTATGATGATAGTAAAGTAATTAATCACACACAACGACCAGCGATTGTGTATTAA
- a CDS encoding glutamate synthase subunit beta has protein sequence MGEFKGFMKYDKQYLSELSLVDRLTNHQAYQQRFTKDDASIQGARCMDCGTPFCQTGQLFGRETIGCPIGNYIPEWNDLVYRQDFKQAYERLSETNNFPDFTGRVCPAPCENACVMKINRESVAIKGIERTIIDEAFDNNWVKSKFPKRRRNEKIAIVGSGPAGLTAAEELNYLGYQVTIYERAREAGGLLMYGIPNMKLDKEVVRRRIRLMEEAGIIFETGVEIGVDIDKDQIEQQYDAIILCTGAQKGRDLPLEGRMGAGIHFAMDYLTEQTQLLNGEITDTTITAKDKNVIIIGAGDTGADCVATALRENCKSIVQFNKYTKLPEAITFKENNSWPLAMPVFKMDYAHQEYQAKFGKEPRAYGVQTMRYDIDDTGHIRGLYTQILQQSDQGMVMMEGTEKFWPADLVLLSIGFEGTETMVPRAFNIKTQHNKIVANDTDYQTNEDKIFAAGDARRGQSLVVWAIKEGRGVAKAVNQYLSSKVLV, from the coding sequence ATGGGTGAATTTAAAGGGTTTATGAAGTATGACAAACAGTACTTATCAGAATTATCTCTTGTCGATCGTTTGACAAATCATCAAGCTTATCAACAACGATTTACTAAAGATGATGCCTCTATTCAAGGTGCACGATGCATGGATTGTGGTACACCGTTTTGCCAAACTGGACAATTATTCGGACGTGAAACGATTGGTTGTCCAATTGGTAATTATATTCCTGAATGGAATGATTTAGTATATCGACAAGATTTTAAACAAGCATATGAACGTTTAAGTGAGACTAATAATTTTCCAGATTTTACAGGACGTGTATGTCCGGCACCTTGTGAAAATGCTTGTGTAATGAAGATCAATCGTGAGTCGGTAGCGATTAAAGGAATAGAACGAACAATCATCGATGAAGCCTTTGATAACAATTGGGTCAAATCTAAATTTCCTAAGCGTCGTCGTAATGAAAAAATAGCAATAGTTGGTAGTGGACCTGCAGGTTTGACAGCAGCTGAAGAATTAAATTATTTAGGATATCAAGTTACCATTTATGAACGTGCAAGAGAAGCGGGAGGGTTACTCATGTATGGTATTCCTAATATGAAATTAGATAAAGAAGTTGTTCGTCGTCGTATTCGTTTGATGGAAGAAGCGGGTATTATCTTCGAAACCGGTGTGGAAATTGGGGTAGATATTGACAAAGATCAGATTGAGCAACAATATGATGCCATTATTTTATGCACTGGTGCACAAAAAGGAAGAGATTTACCTCTAGAAGGGCGCATGGGAGCGGGTATTCATTTTGCGATGGATTACTTAACTGAACAAACACAATTGTTAAATGGAGAAATAACAGATACTACCATTACGGCTAAAGATAAAAATGTAATTATCATTGGTGCAGGTGATACTGGAGCTGATTGTGTTGCTACAGCATTAAGAGAAAATTGTAAATCAATCGTTCAGTTTAATAAGTATACTAAGCTACCAGAGGCAATTACTTTTAAAGAAAATAATTCATGGCCATTAGCGATGCCGGTATTCAAAATGGATTATGCACATCAAGAATATCAGGCTAAATTCGGCAAAGAACCCAGAGCTTATGGTGTTCAAACGATGCGTTATGATATCGATGATACGGGTCATATAAGAGGGCTTTACACTCAAATATTACAACAAAGTGACCAAGGTATGGTTATGATGGAAGGAACAGAGAAATTTTGGCCAGCTGATTTAGTATTGTTATCGATTGGTTTTGAAGGAACAGAAACAATGGTACCGCGTGCATTTAATATCAAAACGCAACACAATAAAATTGTAGCGAATGATACAGATTATCAGACAAATGAAGACAAAATTTTTGCTGCAGGCGATGCAAGAAGAGGACAAAGTCTTGTTGTGTGGGCTATTAAAGAGGGGCGCGGTGTAGCTAAGGCTGTAAATCAATACTTATCGTCTAAAGTATTAGTTTAA
- the treP gene encoding PTS system trehalose-specific EIIBC component → MAVKRQDVKAIVDAIGGQENLETATHCVTRLRLVLKDDSKVDKEALSDNPLVKGQFKADHQYQIVIGPGTVDEVYKQFVEETGTSEASKDDAKAAAAQKGNPLQRLIKLLGDIFIPILPAIVTAGLLMGINNILTMKGLFGPKELIVMYPQIADISNIINVIASTAFIFLPALIGWSSMRVFGGSPILGLVLGLILMHPQLVSQYDIGKGHIPTWNLFGLEIKQLNYQGQVLPVLIAAYVLAKLEKALNKVVHDSIKMLVVGPVALLVTGFLSFIVIGPIALIIGTGITTGVTFVFQHAGWLGGALYGLLYAPLVITGLHHMFLAVDFQLMGSSLGGTYLWPIVAISNICQGSAAFGAWYVYKRRKMVKEEGLALTSGISGMLGVTEPAMFGVNLPLKYPFVAAISTSCVLGAIIGMNKVLGSVGVGGVPAFISIQKEYWLVYIVVTIIAMIVPCILTIILSNFSKQKAKEIVED, encoded by the coding sequence ATGGCTGTAAAAAGACAAGATGTAAAAGCCATTGTTGATGCTATTGGAGGACAAGAGAACCTTGAAACAGCAACGCATTGTGTAACACGGCTACGTTTAGTTTTGAAAGATGATAGTAAAGTAGATAAAGAGGCTTTGAGTGATAATCCGTTAGTGAAAGGACAATTCAAAGCTGATCATCAATATCAAATTGTTATTGGACCTGGTACGGTTGATGAAGTATATAAACAATTTGTGGAGGAAACTGGAACGTCTGAGGCGTCGAAAGATGATGCTAAAGCTGCAGCTGCACAAAAAGGTAACCCACTCCAAAGATTAATTAAATTGTTGGGTGATATTTTTATACCGATATTACCTGCGATTGTAACTGCAGGGTTGTTAATGGGGATTAACAATATTTTGACTATGAAGGGCTTATTTGGTCCTAAAGAACTTATTGTGATGTACCCACAAATTGCAGATATTTCAAATATTATTAATGTAATTGCTAGTACAGCATTTATCTTCTTACCAGCTTTAATCGGTTGGAGTAGTATGAGAGTATTCGGAGGAAGTCCGATACTAGGTTTAGTCTTAGGATTGATTTTAATGCATCCTCAATTAGTGTCACAATATGATATTGGTAAAGGTCATATACCAACTTGGAATTTATTTGGTTTAGAAATTAAACAGTTGAATTATCAAGGTCAAGTATTGCCAGTACTTATTGCGGCTTATGTATTAGCTAAATTAGAAAAAGCATTAAATAAAGTCGTTCATGATTCTATTAAAATGTTAGTAGTTGGTCCAGTTGCACTGCTAGTAACAGGTTTTTTATCATTTATCGTTATTGGACCAATTGCTTTAATCATTGGTACAGGTATTACAACTGGGGTTACGTTTGTATTCCAACATGCAGGTTGGTTAGGTGGTGCGCTTTATGGTTTATTATATGCGCCACTTGTTATTACAGGCTTACATCATATGTTTTTAGCTGTAGATTTCCAACTTATGGGAAGTAGTTTAGGTGGAACATATTTATGGCCAATCGTCGCAATTTCTAATATTTGCCAAGGGTCAGCGGCATTTGGAGCATGGTATGTCTATAAACGTCGTAAAATGGTTAAAGAAGAAGGATTAGCATTAACTTCTGGTATTTCTGGTATGTTAGGCGTCACTGAACCAGCTATGTTTGGTGTTAACTTACCGCTTAAATATCCATTCGTTGCAGCTATTTCGACTTCTTGTGTCTTAGGTGCGATTATTGGTATGAATAAAGTTCTTGGCAGTGTAGGTGTTGGAGGGGTACCAGCATTTATTTCAATCCAAAAAGAATATTGGTTAGTATATATTGTAGTGACAATCATTGCTATGATAGTGCCATGTATTTTAACGATTATCTTATCTAATTTTAGTAAACAAAAAGCGAAAGAAATCGTTGAAGATTAA
- the treC gene encoding alpha,alpha-phosphotrehalase, with translation MLKNQDWRKSVVYQIYPKSFNDTTGSGIGDIKGIIEKLDYLAFLGVDYIWLTPVYESPMNDNGYDISNYLKINEDFGTLEDFELLVTEAHKRELKVMLDIVINHTSTEHHWFKEAKKAKDNPYRDFYFFRKSQDGPPTNWESKFGGNAWQYDPVTDEYYLHLFDVTQADLNWENKEVRQALYNIVNHWIDFGVDGFRFDVINLISKDEFKDSTNIGKEFYTDGPRVHEFLHELNRQTFGDTDMMTVGEMSSTTIDNCIKYTNPERQELNSVFNFHHLKVDYVNGEKWSNAKLDFHKLKTILMEWQTGIYQGGGWNAIFWCNHDQPRVVSRFGNDTTEELRQQSAKMLAITLHMLQGTPYIYQGEEIGMTDPHFTSIDQYRDVESLNAYQNMKQKGYDEDYIMAILGQKSRDNSRTPMQWSADINAGFTEGKPWIEVARNYPTINVEQAIEDKDSILYTYKKLIDLRHQYDIITYGNIIPRHMNHNDLFIYDRYFDNRCWTVVANFSAQSVIIPEDVDLNGDIVIQEGIIEENSISGYGAIVIETLSENK, from the coding sequence GTGTTGAAAAATCAAGATTGGAGAAAATCAGTCGTATATCAAATTTACCCGAAGTCATTTAATGATACGACTGGAAGTGGTATTGGGGATATTAAAGGTATTATTGAAAAATTAGACTATTTAGCTTTCCTTGGTGTTGACTATATATGGTTAACGCCTGTATATGAATCTCCAATGAATGATAATGGTTATGATATTAGTAATTATTTAAAAATAAATGAAGATTTTGGAACGTTGGAAGACTTTGAGTTATTAGTAACAGAAGCACACAAAAGAGAATTAAAAGTAATGTTAGATATCGTTATTAACCATACATCTACAGAACACCATTGGTTTAAAGAAGCCAAAAAAGCGAAAGATAATCCATATAGAGATTTTTATTTTTTCCGTAAATCTCAAGATGGCCCACCAACTAACTGGGAATCAAAATTTGGGGGCAATGCATGGCAATATGATCCTGTTACGGATGAATATTATTTACATCTTTTTGACGTCACTCAAGCTGATTTAAATTGGGAAAATAAAGAAGTTAGACAAGCATTGTATAATATTGTCAATCATTGGATAGACTTTGGTGTAGATGGTTTTCGTTTTGATGTTATTAATTTAATTTCTAAAGATGAATTTAAAGATTCTACTAATATAGGTAAAGAGTTTTATACTGATGGTCCTAGAGTTCATGAGTTTCTACATGAATTGAATCGTCAAACATTTGGTGATACAGATATGATGACGGTTGGAGAAATGTCATCTACAACAATTGATAATTGTATTAAATATACCAATCCAGAACGTCAAGAATTAAATAGCGTATTTAACTTCCATCATTTAAAAGTAGACTACGTCAATGGTGAAAAATGGAGCAATGCTAAACTAGATTTTCATAAACTAAAAACTATTTTGATGGAGTGGCAAACTGGAATTTATCAAGGTGGCGGATGGAACGCGATATTCTGGTGTAATCATGATCAGCCTAGAGTTGTATCAAGGTTTGGTAATGATACAACAGAAGAATTGAGACAGCAAAGTGCTAAAATGCTGGCAATAACGCTACATATGCTGCAAGGGACACCTTACATTTATCAAGGTGAAGAAATTGGTATGACTGATCCTCATTTTACATCTATCGATCAATATAGAGATGTTGAATCTTTAAATGCATATCAAAATATGAAACAAAAAGGATATGACGAAGATTACATCATGGCTATTCTCGGACAAAAATCACGTGATAATTCACGTACACCCATGCAATGGTCTGCAGATATCAATGCTGGATTTACAGAAGGGAAACCTTGGATTGAAGTTGCGCGTAATTATCCTACAATTAATGTTGAACAAGCAATAGAAGATAAGGATTCAATTTTATATACGTATAAAAAATTAATTGACTTACGACATCAATACGACATTATTACTTATGGAAATATTATTCCACGTCACATGAATCATAATGATTTGTTTATATATGATCGTTATTTTGACAATCGTTGTTGGACTGTAGTCGCTAACTTTTCAGCACAAAGTGTCATAATTCCAGAAGATGTTGACTTAAATGGGGATATAGTTATCCAAGAAGGTATAATAGAAGAAAATTCGATTAGTGGTTACGGTGCAATTGTCATTGAAACATTATCGGAAAATAAATAA
- the treR gene encoding trehalose operon repressor, with amino-acid sequence MMKQKKFIKIYETLKADIINGKYSYGSSIPSENDLLQTYESSRETVRKALDLLVLDGMIQKIHGKGSLVIYQGMTEFPFSELVSFKEMQTELNIMYTTEIIVNEVIKAYEVPEVQRKLAISDNEALIHIIRTRKINGHVKIVDEDYFLQSIVKAIGNDVAEDSIYHYLEHDLYLAISYSNKAITFEPFSDQEYKLFGQVEPAYCATVRSIVYLEDTTQFQYNISKHIATEYKFNEFSRRRTK; translated from the coding sequence ATAATGAAGCAAAAGAAATTCATTAAAATTTATGAAACATTAAAAGCAGATATTATTAATGGAAAATATAGTTATGGTAGTTCAATTCCTTCTGAAAATGATCTTTTGCAAACTTACGAATCATCAAGGGAAACTGTGCGTAAAGCACTTGATTTACTCGTCTTGGATGGTATGATTCAAAAAATTCACGGCAAAGGTTCTTTAGTGATTTATCAAGGTATGACGGAATTCCCATTTTCTGAGTTAGTTAGTTTTAAAGAAATGCAAACTGAGTTAAATATAATGTATACAACAGAAATTATAGTCAATGAAGTTATTAAAGCTTATGAAGTGCCAGAAGTTCAACGCAAGCTAGCTATATCGGATAATGAAGCACTTATTCATATTATTCGAACTAGAAAAATTAATGGTCATGTTAAAATCGTCGATGAAGATTATTTTCTACAGAGTATTGTTAAAGCAATTGGAAATGATGTTGCAGAAGATTCTATATATCATTATTTAGAACATGATTTATATTTAGCGATTAGTTATTCTAATAAAGCTATTACTTTTGAACCATTTTCAGATCAAGAATATAAATTGTTTGGCCAAGTTGAACCAGCATATTGTGCTACAGTGAGAAGTATTGTTTATTTGGAAGACACCACTCAATTTCAATATAATATTTCTAAACATATAGCAACTGAGTATAAATTTAATGAATTTTCTAGAAGACGTACTAAATAA
- a CDS encoding GNAT family N-acetyltransferase, giving the protein MQIYLSTLTELDYDTSLDNIEESFNETPETSWQARKKVKYLRKSPLYNFELEVIAKNDNNEVVGHVLLIEVEIVSEIQTYYALAVASLSVKPDLRGQGLGSSLMSAVEERAKSQEYSTIIVRNNLEYFSKLGYDNAQDYDIQSEDHENILVKFLWDHLDNPPHGVIKIPQQLV; this is encoded by the coding sequence ATGCAAATATATTTAAGTACATTAACTGAACTTGACTATGATACTTCTCTAGATAATATTGAAGAAAGTTTTAATGAAACTCCAGAAACGAGTTGGCAGGCAAGAAAAAAAGTTAAATATTTAAGAAAATCTCCCTTATATAATTTTGAATTGGAAGTTATTGCTAAGAATGACAATAATGAAGTAGTTGGTCACGTATTATTAATTGAAGTAGAAATTGTTAGTGAGATACAAACTTATTATGCGCTTGCAGTTGCATCGTTATCAGTAAAACCTGATTTGCGTGGCCAAGGATTAGGCAGTAGTTTGATGAGTGCAGTTGAAGAACGAGCTAAATCACAAGAGTATAGTACGATTATTGTAAGAAATAATTTAGAATACTTCTCAAAATTAGGTTATGATAATGCGCAAGACTACGACATTCAATCAGAAGATCATGAGAATATATTAGTTAAATTTTTATGGGATCATTTAGATAATCCGCCTCATGGTGTTATTAAAATTCCTCAACAGTTAGTTTGA